A genomic stretch from Arachis stenosperma cultivar V10309 chromosome 3, arast.V10309.gnm1.PFL2, whole genome shotgun sequence includes:
- the LOC130969857 gene encoding transcription factor MYBS3, whose translation MGRKCSHCGNVGHNSRTCTSSSFLGIRLFGTHLLADPSSSSSSSATMMTMNNKYFSMDSLTLFPTTTTTTTAAIGYLSDGAPPQDKKKGVAWTEEEHRRFLVGLEKLGKGDWRGISRNFVTTRTPTQVASHAQKYFLRLANTVNHNKRRSSLFDTNNTPPTTAAAATLSFHFLEQQQTINNSNKPLLSTETTSESSSSSSSSSSMYNNSVPPPDLDLTLAPPPPPNSSSCFPQL comes from the exons ATGGGAAGGAAGTGCTCACATTGTGGGAACGTAGGGCACAATTCGAGAACATGCACTTCTTCTTCGTTTCTTGGAATCCGTCTATTTGGAACCCACCTTCTAGCAGatccctcctcctcctcctcctcctccgcGACGATGATGACGATGAACAACAAGTACTTTAGCATGGACTCGTTAACATTATTCCccactactactactactactactgcTGCTATTGGTTATCTATCAGATGGAGCTCCACCTCAAGACAAGAAGAAag GGGTAGCATGGACGGAAGAGGAGCACAGAAGATTCCTGGTTGGGCTTGAGAAGCTGGGGAAGGGAGACTGGAGGGGCATTTCTAGAAACTTCGTAACCACCAGAACACCGACTCAAGTTGCCAGCCATGCTCAGAAGTATTTCCTCCGTCTTGCTAACACCGTAAACCACAACAAACGCCGTTCAAGTCTCTTTGACACAAACAATACTCCTCCTACTACTGCTGCTGCTGCTACATTGTCATTTCACTTTCTTGAACAACAACAAACCATCAACAACAGCAATAAGCCGTTGTTATCAACAGAAACTACTTCTGaatcctcttcctcctcttcctcctcctcctctatGTATAATAATAGTGTGCCACCACCGGATCTGGACCTCACTCTTGCACCGCCGCCACCACCTAACTCCTCCTCATGCTTCCCCCAATTATAA